A genomic window from bacterium includes:
- a CDS encoding sigma-54 dependent transcriptional regulator, whose amino-acid sequence MHSILVVDDEPSVRSLLADFFSLHGIETVGAVDGKAGIELLKQRKFDLFLVDLSMPGMGGIDVLREVKAQGIIIPSIVITGFGSIQSAVEAVRLGAYDYITKPFNLDELMITVNRVFDLMKLQKENTVLKKQIKGKYNFKKMIGNSRRMQDLHRLIEKISDTDSTVLISGESGTGKELVAKTIHFNSSRMGEPFVPLNCGAIPRDLIESELFGHEKGAFTGAINARVGRFELAHGGTILLDEVGELPFPLQVKLLRVIQEREFERVGGTRTIKVDVRIIAATNRDLEKAVADHTFREDLYYRLNVIPVNIPPLRERDDDVLLLVSHFIGEFCRKKKKPLVTVSREASDLLRGYRWPGNVREVENAVERMIILNDSGEIGVEDLPRHIVASQGNVAKLLPVPAVAPQAEVPASVPWTEFGVDLNGVLEDMEKKLIVHALRTSGGVKNKAAVLLGLNRTTFLEKVKKMGVSVPSN is encoded by the coding sequence ATGCATTCCATCCTTGTCGTTGACGACGAACCGTCCGTCCGAAGTCTGCTCGCCGATTTTTTCAGCCTGCACGGCATCGAGACCGTCGGGGCCGTCGACGGCAAGGCGGGAATCGAGCTTCTCAAGCAGCGAAAATTCGACCTCTTCCTCGTCGACCTCTCGATGCCCGGCATGGGGGGGATCGACGTCCTGCGGGAGGTGAAGGCCCAGGGCATCATCATCCCCTCGATCGTCATCACGGGATTCGGCTCGATCCAATCGGCCGTGGAAGCGGTGCGGCTCGGCGCGTACGACTACATCACGAAGCCGTTCAATCTCGACGAGCTCATGATCACGGTCAACCGGGTGTTCGATCTCATGAAGCTGCAGAAGGAGAACACGGTCCTCAAGAAGCAGATCAAGGGGAAGTACAACTTCAAGAAAATGATCGGCAACTCCCGGCGGATGCAGGATCTCCACCGTTTGATCGAGAAGATCTCCGACACCGACAGCACCGTCCTCATCTCGGGCGAAAGCGGAACCGGGAAGGAACTCGTCGCGAAGACGATCCACTTCAACAGCTCCCGCATGGGCGAACCGTTCGTCCCGCTCAACTGCGGAGCGATTCCCCGGGACCTGATCGAGTCCGAGCTGTTCGGGCACGAGAAAGGCGCCTTCACGGGCGCCATCAACGCGCGGGTCGGCCGCTTCGAACTCGCCCACGGCGGAACGATTCTCCTCGACGAGGTCGGGGAGTTGCCCTTCCCCCTGCAGGTCAAGCTGCTCCGGGTGATCCAGGAAAGGGAGTTCGAGCGGGTCGGCGGCACGCGCACGATCAAGGTCGACGTCCGGATCATCGCCGCGACGAACCGCGATCTCGAAAAAGCCGTGGCCGATCATACGTTCCGGGAGGACCTCTACTACCGCCTGAACGTCATTCCGGTCAATATTCCGCCGCTCCGGGAGCGGGACGACGACGTCCTCCTCCTCGTCAGCCACTTTATCGGGGAGTTTTGCCGCAAGAAGAAAAAGCCCCTCGTCACGGTTTCCCGGGAGGCCAGCGACCTCCTCCGCGGCTACCGTTGGCCGGGCAACGTGCGTGAAGTCGAGAACGCGGTCGAGCGGATGATCATCCTCAACGACAGCGGAGAGATCGGCGTCGAGGATCTCCCGCGCCACATCGTGGCGAGCCAGGGCAACGTCGCGAAACTCCTCCCGGTTCCCGCCGTCGCGCCGCAGGCGGAGGTCCCCGCCTCCGTGCCGTGGACGGAGTTCGGGGTCGACCTGAACGGCGTCCTCGAAGATATGGAGAAGAAACTCATCGTACATGCCCTGCGGACGTCCGGCGGCGTGAAGAACAAGGCGGCGGTCCTGCTGGGACTCAACCGGACGACCTTCCTGGAAAAAGTCAAGAAGATGGGGGTGTCGGTGCCGTCGAACTGA
- a CDS encoding response regulator transcription factor, protein MIRILIADDHALFRQGLAELLTGNRSCKVVGSANSGEEALAMSVTFRPDVILLDLSMPGLDGFDVIRRLKTSPRPPRILVLSMHNDSRSVHRALDLGADGYLLKEEAFAELLKGIGTVRSGRRFLSGSIRELLEKDHAWGGGVEALSPRERQIVARIAAGLTTKEIAAELGISVKTVETHRQHIMEKLGVRKSTQIVMEAMKAGLMK, encoded by the coding sequence ATGATCCGGATCCTGATCGCGGACGACCACGCCCTCTTCCGGCAAGGATTGGCGGAACTGCTCACCGGGAACCGGTCGTGCAAGGTGGTCGGGTCCGCCAACAGCGGGGAGGAGGCACTCGCGATGTCCGTCACCTTCCGGCCGGACGTGATCCTCCTCGACCTGTCGATGCCCGGCCTGGACGGCTTCGATGTGATCCGCCGCCTGAAGACCTCGCCACGGCCGCCGCGGATCCTCGTCCTCTCGATGCACAATGATTCCCGAAGCGTGCACCGCGCCCTGGACCTCGGTGCGGACGGATACCTGCTGAAGGAGGAAGCGTTCGCGGAGCTGCTGAAGGGAATCGGGACGGTCCGTTCCGGGCGCCGCTTCCTCAGCGGTTCGATCCGGGAACTGCTGGAGAAGGACCACGCGTGGGGAGGAGGCGTGGAGGCGCTGTCCCCGAGGGAGCGGCAGATCGTCGCACGGATCGCGGCCGGGCTCACGACGAAGGAGATCGCGGCGGAGCTGGGCATCAGCGTGAAGACCGTCGAAACCCACCGGCAGCACATCATGGAGAAGCTCGGTGTCCGGAAAAGCACCCAGATCGTCATGGAGGCCATGAAAGCCGGCCTCATGAAGTGA
- a CDS encoding phosphoketolase family protein — MKPTVGPSSPEKRSFTEEELRRMDAYWRAANYLSVGQIYLLANPLLREPLRLEHVKPRLLGHWGTTPGLNFIYVHLNRVIRANDLDMIYIAGPGHGGPAMVANTWLEGTYGEVYPDVPRNEEGMRKLFRQFSFPGGIPSHVAPETPGSIHEGGELGYALSHAFGAVFDNPDLIATCVVGDGEAETGPLAASWHSNKFLNPVTDGAVLPILHLNGYKIANPTILARIPREELADLFAGYGYAAHFVEGDEPAAMHRAMATTMDAVIAEIRSIRREARTGGNTERPRWPMIILRTPKGWTGPKTVDGKQTEGTWRSHQVPFGDMAGKPGHLRLLEEWMKGYRPEELFDEGGRLRPELAALPPEGNRRMGANPHANGGILLKDLAMPDFREYAVPVPRPGGATAEATRVMGKMLRDVMKRNREARNFRVMGPDETASNHLDALFEETDRTWMAATLPGDDHLSPDGRVMEILSEHTCQGWLEGYLLTGRHGLFSCYEAFIHLVDSMFNQHAKWLKVTGTEIPWRRPIASLNYLLTSHVWRQDHNGFSHQDPGFIDHVVNKKGNVIRVYLPPDANCLLYVTDKVLRSRNRINVIVAGKQPAPQWLDMDAAIHHCTGGIGIWTWASNDEGAEPDIVMACAGDVPTLETLAAVDLIRKLLPDLRVRVVNVVDLMTLQPKEEHPHGLTDKEFDSLFTTDKPILFAYHGYPWLIHRLAYRRTNHRNLHVRGYKEEGTTTTPFDMVVRNDLDRFHLVNDVIDRVPGLAARAAYTKQALRDKLIEHRQYITLHGEDMPEVREWAWPY; from the coding sequence ATGAAGCCGACCGTTGGGCCATCAAGCCCCGAAAAGCGTTCCTTTACGGAAGAGGAGCTGCGACGGATGGACGCCTATTGGAGGGCGGCCAACTACCTCTCCGTGGGCCAGATCTACCTGCTCGCCAACCCGCTGCTGCGGGAGCCTCTCCGGCTGGAGCACGTGAAACCGCGGCTGCTCGGTCACTGGGGAACCACCCCGGGGCTCAACTTCATTTACGTCCACCTGAACCGGGTGATCCGGGCGAACGACCTGGACATGATCTATATCGCGGGACCCGGGCACGGCGGCCCGGCGATGGTGGCGAACACCTGGCTGGAAGGGACCTACGGCGAGGTGTACCCCGACGTCCCGAGGAACGAAGAGGGGATGCGGAAGCTGTTCCGGCAATTCTCCTTCCCGGGGGGGATCCCCAGCCATGTGGCCCCCGAGACCCCGGGCTCCATCCACGAGGGAGGCGAACTGGGATATGCCCTCTCCCACGCCTTCGGGGCGGTCTTCGACAACCCCGACCTGATCGCTACGTGCGTGGTCGGCGACGGCGAGGCGGAGACCGGACCGCTCGCCGCGTCGTGGCACTCCAACAAGTTCCTGAACCCCGTGACCGACGGGGCGGTCCTTCCGATCCTGCACCTGAACGGATACAAGATCGCCAATCCGACGATCCTCGCAAGGATCCCCCGCGAGGAACTCGCCGACCTGTTCGCCGGGTACGGGTACGCGGCGCACTTCGTGGAAGGGGACGAGCCCGCAGCGATGCACCGGGCGATGGCGACGACGATGGACGCGGTGATCGCGGAGATCCGCTCCATCCGGCGGGAAGCCCGCACCGGGGGGAACACGGAGCGTCCACGCTGGCCGATGATCATCCTCCGGACGCCGAAAGGATGGACGGGGCCGAAAACCGTGGACGGCAAGCAGACGGAGGGGACCTGGAGGTCCCACCAGGTCCCCTTCGGCGACATGGCGGGAAAGCCCGGCCACCTCCGGCTGCTGGAGGAGTGGATGAAGGGATACCGGCCGGAGGAGCTCTTCGACGAGGGCGGCCGCCTGCGGCCGGAGCTCGCGGCGCTGCCCCCGGAGGGGAACCGGCGGATGGGGGCCAACCCGCACGCCAACGGGGGGATCCTGCTCAAGGATCTCGCGATGCCCGATTTCCGGGAGTACGCCGTCCCGGTTCCGAGGCCGGGGGGCGCGACAGCGGAGGCGACCCGCGTGATGGGGAAGATGCTCCGCGACGTGATGAAGCGGAATCGCGAGGCGAGGAACTTCCGGGTGATGGGCCCGGACGAGACCGCGTCGAACCATCTCGACGCCCTCTTCGAGGAGACGGACCGGACCTGGATGGCGGCGACGCTCCCCGGCGACGATCACCTCTCCCCGGACGGCCGGGTGATGGAGATACTGAGCGAGCACACGTGCCAGGGGTGGCTGGAGGGATACCTCCTCACCGGCCGGCACGGCCTCTTCTCCTGCTACGAGGCGTTCATCCACCTCGTGGACTCGATGTTCAACCAGCACGCCAAGTGGCTGAAGGTAACGGGGACGGAGATCCCCTGGCGCCGCCCGATCGCCTCGCTCAACTACCTCCTCACCTCGCACGTCTGGCGGCAGGACCACAACGGCTTCTCCCACCAGGACCCCGGCTTCATCGACCACGTGGTGAACAAGAAGGGGAACGTCATCCGGGTGTACCTGCCCCCCGACGCCAACTGCCTGCTGTACGTGACCGACAAGGTCCTGCGCAGCCGCAACCGGATCAACGTGATCGTGGCGGGGAAGCAGCCCGCCCCGCAGTGGCTGGACATGGACGCCGCCATTCATCACTGCACCGGCGGGATCGGGATCTGGACGTGGGCCAGCAACGACGAGGGAGCGGAGCCGGACATCGTGATGGCGTGCGCGGGGGACGTCCCGACGCTGGAGACCCTGGCGGCGGTCGACCTGATCCGGAAGCTCCTGCCCGACCTCCGCGTCCGGGTCGTGAACGTCGTGGACCTGATGACCTTGCAGCCCAAGGAGGAACACCCGCACGGCCTGACGGACAAGGAGTTCGACTCCCTGTTCACCACGGACAAGCCGATCCTCTTCGCCTACCACGGCTACCCGTGGCTGATCCACCGGCTGGCGTACCGGCGGACGAACCACAGGAACCTCCACGTCCGGGGATACAAGGAAGAGGGAACCACCACCACGCCGTTCGACATGGTGGTCCGTAACGACCTGGACCGGTTCCACCTGGTGAACGACGTGATCGACCGGGTGCCCGGGCTCGCGGCCCGCGCGGCCTACACCAAGCAGGCGCTCCGGGACAAGCTGATCGAGCACCGGCAGTACATCACGCTCCACGGAGAGGACATGCCCGAGGTGCGGGAGTGGGCGTGGCCGTACTAG
- a CDS encoding tetratricopeptide repeat protein, which yields MARISAILLLLFLPAVSFAGTADGQVPPGPLSNALALVETNRIPGAMKTLAAFRPDMATLGPYHYVYGRASASARKPHEAAWHYRRASIYSSSADLKERSLFLAAETELGMGYYFEAKTSSLVFLKKFPDSARVRRVRYVLARSLFGTGRLPEALRQFELAGNAPEALYGKADTFQKMGKTREASQAYAAAAVVDGRYPDSSEETRYWLGENLRLSGDAGHARDLLLSIKGEGLRDRAAIGLGEMDAAEAHPDEAVRRFLSVLGSKDKKVRRYALLRLADAEAARGNSREASARLDEILRTYPFTREYDEALLRLARLKATAGDEIGALSLLTKLALRSSPLRKDALDAIESILLSARGKGGARFAALWNAGGRWLMDASRQASLVTIAGELEGTGAPYLELVRWLSRYGSGAVRIGSLVALSRQCVETGDVAGVRNCLKSLKGMGASGDEVLRVEAALKFAQSDYRGAAETLSMLRNVEGKDAFLLGETLPYARGSRKAVTALETAVSRSDAGPRELSRLADALFDAGRKEDAARYYRGAVGKDPSNEWACYRLALLLGKNGGEEFLKKITTDPTLARMARAARREMSLDAD from the coding sequence ATGGCACGGATTTCCGCTATTCTGCTGCTCCTGTTCCTCCCGGCCGTCTCCTTCGCGGGGACTGCTGATGGCCAGGTTCCCCCGGGCCCCCTCTCGAATGCCCTTGCCCTCGTCGAGACGAACCGCATCCCCGGCGCGATGAAAACCCTCGCAGCGTTCCGGCCGGACATGGCGACCCTCGGACCGTACCACTACGTCTACGGGCGGGCGTCCGCCTCCGCCCGGAAGCCGCACGAGGCCGCCTGGCACTACCGGCGCGCCTCGATTTACTCCTCCTCCGCCGACCTGAAGGAACGGTCGCTCTTCCTTGCGGCCGAGACCGAGCTCGGGATGGGGTATTACTTCGAGGCGAAGACGAGCAGCCTCGTCTTTCTCAAGAAATTTCCGGACTCCGCGCGTGTCCGGAGGGTACGGTACGTGCTCGCCAGGAGCCTCTTCGGGACCGGCCGGCTCCCCGAGGCTCTCCGGCAATTCGAACTCGCCGGGAATGCGCCCGAGGCCCTTTACGGAAAAGCGGACACCTTCCAGAAAATGGGGAAGACCCGGGAAGCGTCGCAGGCGTACGCCGCCGCCGCCGTCGTCGACGGGCGCTACCCCGATTCTTCGGAAGAGACCCGCTACTGGCTCGGTGAAAATCTCCGTCTGTCGGGCGACGCGGGACATGCAAGGGATCTCCTGCTGTCGATCAAGGGGGAGGGGCTTCGGGACCGGGCGGCGATCGGCCTCGGCGAGATGGATGCCGCGGAGGCGCATCCGGACGAAGCGGTCCGGCGGTTCCTGTCGGTGCTGGGGTCGAAGGACAAGAAGGTGCGCCGGTACGCGCTGCTCCGCCTGGCGGATGCCGAGGCGGCCCGCGGAAACTCCCGGGAGGCGTCCGCACGGCTCGACGAGATCCTCCGGACATACCCGTTCACCCGGGAATACGACGAGGCCCTCCTTCGGCTGGCCAGGCTGAAGGCGACGGCGGGCGACGAGATCGGCGCCCTGTCCCTTCTCACGAAGCTGGCCCTGCGTTCTTCGCCGCTTCGCAAGGACGCCCTCGACGCGATCGAATCGATCCTCCTGTCGGCGCGTGGAAAGGGAGGGGCGCGGTTTGCCGCTCTCTGGAACGCCGGGGGGCGCTGGCTGATGGACGCGTCGCGGCAAGCCTCCCTCGTCACGATCGCCGGGGAGCTCGAAGGAACGGGGGCTCCGTACCTCGAGCTGGTCCGGTGGTTGTCGCGGTACGGGTCGGGCGCCGTCCGCATCGGGAGTCTCGTCGCCCTTTCCCGGCAATGCGTCGAGACCGGCGATGTGGCCGGGGTTCGGAACTGCCTGAAAAGCCTCAAGGGGATGGGGGCTTCCGGAGATGAAGTCCTGCGGGTCGAGGCCGCCCTGAAATTCGCGCAAAGCGATTACCGCGGGGCCGCCGAAACGCTCTCGATGCTGCGGAACGTCGAGGGGAAGGACGCCTTCCTGCTGGGGGAAACGCTCCCGTACGCCAGGGGCTCCCGGAAGGCCGTGACGGCCCTCGAAACGGCGGTGTCCCGGTCCGACGCGGGACCGCGGGAGTTGTCGCGCCTGGCCGACGCGCTGTTCGACGCGGGACGCAAGGAAGACGCGGCCCGGTATTACCGGGGGGCCGTGGGGAAAGATCCCTCGAACGAATGGGCGTGCTACCGCCTGGCGCTTCTCCTGGGGAAGAACGGCGGCGAGGAATTCCTGAAAAAGATCACGACGGACCCGACGCTCGCGCGGATGGCGCGGGCGGCGAGGAGGGAGATGAGCCTGGATGCAGACTAG
- a CDS encoding methyl-accepting chemotaxis protein — MLFFGKRNREQEEALLSLQKELSGLKRDLEARDAEAAGLRKKIEEIKAGADARDRSQSESERRVRNFSEHVENLHVLAKKLTSIKDLEEIYRFVADACHDVFQFDRVNILIADEADMMRCVETRGNLNEPIERIMAPIHPDAGALYWAYAERKIIVLDLGTKEAPKEVPQKYYIRKPWSEIKAFRSTSCIVGALMGREKPIGIFAIDKKLKKLRVTEDDIGLVNLLQDIASYAIQNVQTVNELKVHQGELYDLIRISIDHATNGKEKAGRMTEVNSGLMDSSKKIAGITATIGDIADRTNLLSLNAAIEAARAGEAGRGFGVVADEVKKLAGQTHDSTREIGDIVGRISTEIQNSSGTMNDIVIAQQKLIDSIENLNRKALSLV; from the coding sequence TTGTTATTTTTCGGGAAACGGAATCGGGAGCAGGAGGAAGCCCTTCTCTCGCTCCAAAAGGAATTGTCGGGTCTGAAACGGGATCTGGAAGCTCGCGACGCCGAGGCCGCCGGACTCCGGAAAAAGATCGAAGAGATCAAGGCGGGGGCCGACGCCCGGGATCGCTCCCAGTCGGAGAGCGAGCGGCGCGTCAGGAATTTTTCCGAACACGTGGAGAACCTGCACGTCCTCGCGAAGAAGCTCACCTCCATCAAGGACCTGGAAGAGATCTACCGCTTCGTGGCGGACGCCTGCCACGACGTGTTCCAGTTCGACCGGGTGAACATCCTGATCGCCGATGAGGCCGACATGATGCGCTGCGTCGAGACGCGCGGCAACCTGAACGAACCGATCGAGAGGATCATGGCTCCCATCCACCCGGACGCCGGCGCGCTGTACTGGGCCTACGCCGAACGGAAGATCATCGTCCTTGACCTGGGAACCAAGGAGGCTCCGAAGGAAGTTCCGCAGAAGTATTACATCAGGAAGCCGTGGTCGGAGATCAAGGCGTTCCGTTCCACGTCGTGCATCGTCGGCGCGCTCATGGGGAGGGAGAAACCGATCGGCATTTTCGCGATCGACAAGAAGCTCAAGAAGCTCCGGGTGACCGAGGACGATATCGGTCTGGTCAACCTGCTCCAGGACATCGCATCCTATGCCATCCAGAACGTCCAGACCGTGAATGAGCTGAAGGTCCACCAGGGCGAACTCTACGACCTCATCCGCATCTCGATCGATCATGCGACCAACGGGAAGGAGAAGGCCGGCCGGATGACCGAAGTCAACAGCGGCCTGATGGATTCCTCCAAGAAGATCGCCGGGATCACCGCGACGATCGGCGACATCGCGGACCGGACGAACCTCCTTTCCCTCAACGCCGCCATCGAGGCGGCCCGGGCGGGAGAGGCCGGGCGCGGCTTCGGCGTGGTGGCGGACGAGGTCAAGAAGCTCGCGGGGCAGACGCATGATTCGACTCGGGAAATCGGCGATATCGTCGGCCGGATCTCGACGGAGATCCAGAACTCCAGCGGGACGATGAACGATATCGTGATCGCCCAGCAGAAATTGATCGACTCCATCGAGAACCTGAACCGGAAGGCGCTGAGCCTCGTCTGA
- a CDS encoding sensor histidine kinase, producing MAVLVRRQRTTMKPPMQGAAPLSLVLRLTLVFLALPLIASCSRETAFRSTPLTGPVSIAMADNLNSPPPPVDSPRWKTVRLGPEGLERALPYREGVAWIRFPFTLPEGTLPEVPALLRSNPADAEEVFLNGRRIAEIGRIGESYITFPNAPRVISVPAGVLRPGENLLEVRALLAEKNAYIFGAPLRLGDRDRIMLEAERLRRPIFATEVALLTALVLFALPFAFLAAKSVHRLDYFLFIAFAAVYATSFLLGSAFFLEGMAPSPWIQRVETLFLAALPPLMLTLVTSATGNRFGATYAIFAGIGIAFLALDAFLPPFTMLTVFAPWRKAFGAILGLYYLLLSARGIFRHREGSLPILIGISVYVVGSRIELFWGINMRDYSMVAFALSMVYALTARHARMRDDLIAVSSRLLNYHEEERSRIARDLHDTVGQSLAVLRLRLQMLASRGKEGAPCPPETLERLAGESATIIEEVRRAAMDLRPAFLEGMEFPDAIDWCARTFAERSGIDVRFHRGMEPGRISPRVRDNLCRAFQEILSNAVRHASATRIEASVFREGNAVVLEVSDNGVGMPVGKPAAPGLGLSTIRERAMLLGGTFRVKPMPGGGTTITLEVPAE from the coding sequence GTGGCCGTACTAGTGCGGCGTCAACGGACCACCATGAAACCCCCGATGCAAGGTGCCGCCCCGCTGTCGCTCGTCCTCCGCCTGACCCTCGTTTTCCTCGCCCTTCCGCTCATCGCATCCTGCTCCCGCGAGACCGCATTCCGGTCCACGCCGCTGACCGGGCCGGTGAGCATCGCCATGGCCGACAACCTGAATTCTCCACCTCCACCCGTGGACTCCCCCCGCTGGAAAACGGTCCGACTGGGGCCGGAAGGACTGGAACGCGCGCTTCCCTACCGGGAAGGGGTCGCTTGGATCCGCTTCCCCTTCACGCTGCCGGAAGGCACCCTTCCCGAAGTTCCCGCCCTCCTGCGGAGCAACCCAGCGGATGCGGAAGAAGTGTTCCTGAACGGGCGACGGATCGCCGAAATCGGAAGAATCGGGGAATCCTACATCACCTTCCCGAACGCTCCCCGGGTGATCTCCGTCCCGGCCGGAGTGCTGCGCCCGGGCGAAAACCTGCTGGAAGTCCGGGCGCTGCTGGCCGAGAAAAACGCGTATATCTTCGGTGCGCCGTTGCGTCTCGGGGATCGGGACCGGATCATGCTGGAGGCGGAGCGACTCCGCCGCCCGATCTTCGCCACGGAGGTGGCATTGCTCACCGCCCTGGTGCTGTTCGCCCTTCCCTTCGCTTTTCTCGCCGCCAAGAGCGTCCACCGGTTGGACTATTTCCTTTTCATCGCCTTCGCAGCCGTCTACGCGACATCCTTCCTGCTGGGAAGCGCCTTCTTCCTGGAAGGGATGGCCCCGTCGCCGTGGATCCAGCGGGTGGAAACGCTGTTCCTGGCCGCGTTGCCGCCCCTCATGCTTACCCTCGTCACGAGCGCCACCGGAAATCGCTTCGGGGCGACATACGCGATCTTCGCGGGGATCGGGATCGCATTCCTGGCGCTCGACGCCTTCCTTCCCCCGTTCACGATGCTGACCGTGTTCGCACCCTGGCGGAAGGCCTTCGGAGCGATTCTCGGCCTGTACTATCTCCTCCTTTCCGCGCGCGGGATATTCCGTCACCGCGAGGGATCCCTGCCGATCCTGATCGGCATTTCCGTCTACGTGGTCGGTTCGCGCATCGAGCTGTTCTGGGGCATCAACATGCGGGACTACTCCATGGTCGCCTTCGCCCTCTCCATGGTCTACGCCCTCACCGCACGACACGCCCGGATGCGGGACGATCTGATCGCCGTCTCCTCGCGGTTGCTCAACTACCACGAGGAAGAGCGCTCCCGGATCGCACGCGACCTTCACGACACCGTCGGCCAGTCGCTGGCCGTCCTCCGCCTCCGGCTTCAGATGCTCGCCTCCCGGGGAAAAGAGGGCGCGCCGTGTCCGCCGGAAACGCTCGAGCGCCTCGCGGGGGAAAGCGCCACGATCATCGAGGAGGTCCGGCGCGCCGCGATGGACCTCCGGCCGGCGTTCCTCGAAGGGATGGAGTTCCCCGACGCCATCGATTGGTGCGCCAGGACGTTCGCGGAACGGAGCGGCATCGATGTGCGGTTCCACCGGGGGATGGAACCCGGGCGGATTTCCCCCCGGGTGCGCGACAACCTGTGCCGCGCCTTCCAGGAAATCCTTTCGAACGCGGTCCGGCACGCCAGCGCGACACGGATCGAGGCGTCGGTGTTCCGGGAGGGGAACGCGGTCGTCCTCGAGGTATCGGACAATGGAGTCGGCATGCCCGTCGGAAAACCGGCCGCCCCGGGGCTCGGGCTTTCCACGATCCGGGAGCGGGCGATGCTTCTCGGGGGAACCTTCCGGGTAAAGCCGATGCCCGGCGGGGGCACCACGATCACCCTGGAGGTCCCTGCGGAATGA
- a CDS encoding acetate kinase gives MKILVLNSGSSSIKYRLFRMEPLEALRAGVVDRIGEPGPSAVRDHGEGFGRVMSDLRDSGTIDEPGSLFGIGHRVVHGGDRFQEPARVDAGVLDAIRAMIPFAPLHNPGNLQGIEVALATCPGVPQVAIFDTAFHQTMPPRAFRYALPRDLYDVHRVRRYGFHGTSHAHVARRAAELLGKPPGSVNLITLHLGNGASAAAIREGKSVDTSMGMTPLEGLIMGTRCGDLDPAVPFFLGEATGKHSVELLEMLNEESGLKGICGANDMREVHRRAAGGDPAASLAIDMYSYRIRKYIGAYVAVLGRVDALVFTGGIGENDADVRRRACEGLSPLGIAVDETRNGSPSREPREIQGEGSPVKVLVIPTNEELEIALQTIACIRKNVGPEEPR, from the coding sequence TTGAAGATCCTGGTCCTGAACTCCGGGAGTTCGTCGATCAAGTACCGTCTCTTCCGGATGGAACCGTTGGAGGCGCTGCGCGCCGGCGTCGTGGACCGGATCGGCGAGCCCGGACCCTCCGCGGTCCGGGATCACGGGGAAGGGTTCGGACGGGTGATGTCCGACCTCCGGGATTCGGGAACGATCGACGAACCGGGCAGCCTGTTCGGCATCGGGCACCGGGTCGTCCACGGCGGAGATCGGTTCCAGGAACCGGCCCGGGTGGACGCCGGCGTCCTCGATGCGATCCGGGCGATGATCCCCTTCGCCCCGCTGCACAACCCCGGCAACCTCCAGGGAATCGAGGTCGCGCTCGCGACGTGCCCGGGGGTGCCGCAGGTGGCGATCTTCGACACCGCCTTCCACCAGACGATGCCTCCCCGCGCGTTCCGCTACGCCCTCCCCCGCGATCTGTACGACGTCCACCGCGTGCGCCGCTACGGCTTCCACGGGACTTCGCACGCACACGTCGCCCGCCGCGCCGCGGAACTCCTCGGGAAACCGCCGGGATCGGTGAACCTGATCACCCTCCACCTGGGGAACGGCGCGAGCGCCGCCGCGATCCGGGAGGGGAAAAGCGTCGACACGTCGATGGGAATGACCCCGCTGGAGGGGCTCATCATGGGGACGCGCTGCGGCGACCTCGATCCCGCGGTCCCCTTCTTCCTCGGGGAGGCGACGGGGAAACATTCCGTGGAACTCCTGGAGATGCTGAACGAGGAGAGCGGGCTGAAGGGGATCTGCGGGGCGAACGACATGCGGGAAGTACACCGGAGGGCGGCCGGGGGGGATCCGGCCGCATCGCTTGCGATCGACATGTACTCTTACAGGATCAGGAAATATATCGGCGCCTACGTCGCCGTCCTCGGCCGGGTCGACGCGCTGGTGTTCACCGGGGGGATCGGCGAGAACGACGCCGATGTGAGGCGGCGGGCCTGCGAGGGGCTTTCGCCGCTCGGGATCGCCGTCGACGAAACGAGAAACGGATCTCCGTCGAGGGAGCCGCGGGAAATCCAGGGGGAAGGGTCGCCGGTCAAGGTCCTCGTCATCCCGACGAACGAGGAACTCGAGATCGCCCTGCAGACCATCGCGTGCATCAGGAAAAACGTCGGGCCGGAGGAACCGCGATGA